The following proteins are encoded in a genomic region of Phaeodactylum tricornutum CCAP 1055/1 chromosome 1, whole genome shotgun sequence:
- a CDS encoding predicted protein produces FRTAPPAGSFPVSLAIIGDIGQFPHSEETLARLLRNRNEMDAVILAGDIAYTNYDHRRWDTFFDFLDDYPLFEHIPLQICPGNHDIDMNDVANDIFQAYEHRFRMPRVKPPQLELYDGPHGAMNMDAPPYPLPYEWGNAYYSFTYGASKMIMISAYSSMEPDSIQYNWIVDELEAVDRSITPWVIAVIHTPIYNTFSLHQKDLQIVAARQHLEPLLVEHRVNMVFSGHIHAYMRTTTMSNETFHPHGPMHVTVGAGGRNCEAPFKNDEPEPWLEVRDATIYGYGMLRIHNATVAEWDW; encoded by the coding sequence TTTCGAACAGCTCCACCAGCAGGATCCTTTCCTGTGAGCTTGGCAATTATCGGAGATATCGGACAATTTCCCCATTCTGAGGAAACGCTGGCACGCTTGCTGCGAAATCGCAACGAAATGGACGCAGTAATTTTAGCAGGCGATATTGCGTACACCAACTACGATCATCGCCGCTGGGATACTTTTTTCGACTTTCTTGACGATTATCCTCTCTTTGAGCACATTCCACTACAAATTTGTCCTGGAAATCACGACATTGACATGAACGATGTCGCGAACGATATTTTTCAAGCCTACGAACACCGCTTTCGAATGCCGCGAGTAAAGCCTCCTCAACTTGAGCTGTACGACGGTCCGCACGGCGCGATGAATATGGATGCACCTCCGTATCCGTTACCTTACGAATGGGGCAATGCATATTACTCTTTTACATACGGTGCCTCGAAAATGATCATGATCAGTGCTTATTCGTCAATGGAACCCGATTCAATTCAATACAATTGGATTGTGGATGAGCTAGAAGCGGTAGATAGGAGTATCACACCATGGGTGATTGCTGTTATTCATACCCCCATCTACAACACCTTTTCATTGCATCAAAAAGATTTACAAATTGTTGCCGCAAGACAGCACCTCGAACCGTTACTCGTGGAGCACAGGGTAAATATGGTCTTTAGCGGACACATTCATGCCTACATGCGCACAACCACAATGTCAAACGAGACGTTTCATCCTCACGGTCCTATGCACGTCACGGTTGGCGCTGGTGGCCGTAATTGCGAAGCACCTTTTAAAAATGATGAGCCCGAACCGTGGCTGGAAGTCCGTGACGCAACTATTTACGGCTACGGAATGCTGCGGATACATAACGCCACAGTGGCAGAGTGGGACTGG
- the dsCYC5 gene encoding predicted protein (diatom-specific cyclin 5) yields the protein MAAEEYYTRDVEDILVVMRQQEMTTYRRRNYLSGNEGFATHVVDGAWRQRIVEWMYGVVDHCSLRRDSVAIAAYYLDTCVEKGLVESRQEFQLAAMTALQLAIKLYDSTMVKLDSMVKLGRGLFTEHDVVNMERKIVSSLEWRLHPPTSICFLRQFLRLLPASVAPPTRYLIAEVARFIAEISVCLCKFISLPPSMIAYAGMLIAIERIDETTLTVDLRDQIHGAMSKIADLDHKSILLIEVVSMLHQSLENNVSLRELMNTIGAQCQGGYRKIDSSEFGQFQTSGAHSPRDVREGV from the coding sequence ATGGCAGCTGAAGAGTACTATACTAGAGATGTGGAAGATATACTGGTAGTTATGCGTCAACAGGAGATGACAACATATCGACGGCGGAATTATCTCTCTGGCAATGAGGGCTTCGCAACTCACGTAGTGGACGGGGCGTGGCGACAACGTATCGTGGAATGGATGTATGGAGTTGTGGACCACTGCTCACTCCGACGTGACTCAGTAGCAATCGCTGCTTACTACCTTGACACATGCGTCGAGAAAGGATTGGTTGAATCTCGTCAGGAATTTCAGCTCGCCGCTATGACTGCTCTCCAACTCGCAATCAAGCTATACGATTCAACTATGGTAAAGCTCGACAGTATGGTAAAACTCGGTCGAGGTTTGTTTACTGAACATGATGTTGTTAACATGGAGCGGAAAATAGTTAGTTCGCTCGAATGGCGCTTGCACCCGCCGACATCAATCTGTTTTCTGCGACAGTTTTTGCGGCTACTTCCGGCGAGTGTCGCCCCGCCTACACGGTATCTGATTGCCGAGGTCGCGCGATTCATTGCTGAGATTTCAGTATGTCTATGCAAGTTTATCAGTCTTCCTCCTTCGATGATTGCGTATGCCGGGATGTTGATTGCCATCGAGCGGATCGATGAGACAACTTTGACAGTAGACCTTCGGGATCAGATACATGGTGCCATGTCGAAGATCGCCGACCTTGATCACAAGTCGATCCTACTAATCGAGGTAGTGAGTATGCTCCATCAGTCATTAGAAAACAATGTCAGCTTGCGAGAACTCATGAACACAATCGGTGCTCAGTGCCAGGGTGGATACAGAAAGATTGATTCCAGCGAGTTTGGGCAGTTTCAGACAAGCGGTGCCCACTCCCCTCGGGACGTCCGCGAGGGGGTCTAG
- the recA gene encoding chloroplast-targeted nuclear-encoded recombinase (RecA/Rad51 proteins are involved in homology searching and strand exchange in homologous recombination. This model was identified by homology with the model in Thalassiosira pseudonana (Thaps2_25358) using tBLASTn and strong support from ESTs in Phaeodactylum. This recA homolog has very high homology to cyanobacterial recA genes and is predicted by the WoLF PSORT subcellular localization program to be in the chloroplast. The sequence contains a signal sequence and transit peptide.), with amino-acid sequence MMHRKIALVAGLWFCLLGSSCHGFGLLGGAAHSRTVRWPQQWAVSSPIGPLLARSKKSSNDSNDDNELENERPTMDPAKRAALDGVLNQIERNYGRGSIVKLGDADNMKVDTIGSGSLTLDAALGGGFPKGRVVEIYGPESSGKTTLALHAIAESQKVGGTAAFVDAEHALDPAYAAKLGVDIDNLLVSQPDSGEMALDVVDQLVRSAAVDVIVVDSVAALVPRAELEGDMSDAQIGLQARLMSKAMRKITGSLALSQCTVIFLNQLRSKVGVIYGSPEVTSGGNALKFYASVRLDTRRKEILPENSGIRVKVKVVKNKVAAPFKIVNLDLLFGSGIDQIGCMLDAAMDLNIIERRGSWFSYKGQNMAQGRINVVEMIKSDTKLMAQLETEVRLALSEMGKDIKPTADTESLETLEDVNTVLEVDEQIFLE; translated from the coding sequence ATGATGCATCGAAAGATTGCGCTCGTCGCTGGTTTGTGGTTCTGTCTTTTGGGATCTTCGTGTCACGGGTTTGGCCTGTTAGGGGGTGCTGCTCATTCGCGAACAGTACGTTGGCCGCAGCAATGGGCCGTGTCTTCGCCTATAGGACCCCTGTTAGCACGCAGTAAAAAGTCTTCAAACGATAGCAATGATGATAACGAATTGGAAAACGAACGGCCAACTATGGACCCTGCTAAAAGAGCGGCACTTGATGGTGTTCTGAATCAAATTGAACGCAACTATGGGCGGGGCTCCATCGTCAAACTCGGTGACGCGGACAACATGAAAGTCGACACGATCGGATCGGGGTCATTGACTCTCGACGCTGCCCTGGGAGGGGGTTTTCCGAAAGGACGAGTAGTGGAAATCTACGGCCCGGAAAGTTCTGGTAAGACTACTCTGGCGTTACATGCGATTGCAGAATCTCAAAAGGTTGGCGGAACGGCAGCCTTTGTCGACGCTGAGCACGCGTTGGATCCCGCGTATGCTGCGAAACTTGGGGTGGATATTGACAATCTTCTCGTCAGTCAGCCAGATTCCGGTGAAATGGCCCTGGATGTCGTCGATCAGCTCGTGCGATCCGCTGCCGTCGACGTGATTGTGGTGGACTCAGTAGCGGCGCTTGTGCCGCGGGCCGAATTGGAAGGCGATATGTCAGACGCTCAGATTGGCCTCCAAGCCCGTCTAATGTCGAAGGCAATGCGTAAGATCACGGGGAGCTTGGCACTTAGTCAATGTACAGTAATCTTCTTGAACCAGCTGCGTTCCAAGGTCGGCGTTATCTACGGGAGTCCAGAAGTAACATCTGGAGGAAATGCTCTCAAGTTCTATGCAAGCGTACGCCTCGATACCCGGCGCAAGGAGATTCTACCGGAGAATTCTGGCATTCGTGTCAAGGTCAAAGTCGTAAAAAACAAAGTTGCGGCGCCATTTAAAATTGTTAATCTCGACCTTCTGTTTGGATCGGGAATCGACCAGATCGGATGTATGCTAGACGCGGCTATGGATCTTAATATAATTGAGCGACGGGGTAGCTGGTTTTCTTACAAGGGTCAGAATATGGCCCAAGGACGCATCAACGTGGTCGAAATGATAAAGTCAGACACAAAATTAATGGCGCAGCTGGAAACTGAGGTGCGACTGGCGCTTTCGGAAATGGGTAAGGACATCAAGCCAACCGCAGACACGGAGTCATTGGAAACGCTAGAAGACGTGAATACGGTACTAGAAGTTGACGAGCAGATATTTTTGGAATAG
- the SybA gene encoding predicted protein (putative synaptobrevin, v-SNARE component, similar to plant vesicle-associated membrane proteins VAMP711, 713, 714) translates to MTIVYALVSVGKTVLAEYTATSGNFPTVTRVLLSKIPSQDGRMSYAYDEFLFHYVVENSICYLCMSDEPNKHRIPYACLQDIKQRFVAQYGLEEPLTANAFAYNEDFSKTLEVRMNFYNSTDAESSVDNIGMVKSQIDEVKSNMVENIEKILERGEKIELLVDKTDRLNQQAFRFESSSRNLRRTMYWRKMRCYAGAGVAVVFLIFIATASLCGGLSFHSCRRQGS, encoded by the exons ATGACCATCGTGTATGCGCTTGTATCAGTGGGAAAGACCGTGCTCGCTGAATATACGGCGACCTCAG GCAACTTCCCTACAGTGACACGAGTTTTGCTATCCAAGATACCGTCTCAGGATGGTCGGATGAGCTACGCCTACGACGAATTTCTCTTTCACTACGTGGTAGAAAACAGTATTTGCTACCTGTGCATGTCAGACGAACCGAATAAACACCGCATCCCCTACGCATGTTTACAAGACATCAAACAGAGATTTGTGGCACAATATGGACTCGAAGAACCGCTCACAGCCAACGCTTTCGCGTACAATGAAGACTTCTCGAAAACGCTCGAAGTGCGCATGAACTTTTACAACTCCACCGATGCGGAATCCTCTGTCGATAATATCGGCATGGTCAAATCCCAAATTGACGAAGTCAAAAGTAACATGGTCGAAAATATTGAAAAGATTCTCGAACGGGGTGAGAAAATTGAGCTTCTAGTGGACAAGACGGATCGATTGAACCAACAGGCCTTTCGATTTGAATCATCGTCCCGCAATCTGCGACGCACGATGTACTGGCGTAAAATGCGCTGTTATGCTGGTGCGGGTGTTGCCGTTGTATTTCTGATTTTCATCGCCACAGCCAGCTTGTGCGGGGGACTCTCCTTCCACTCTTGTCGGCGTCAAGGAAGTTGA
- a CDS encoding predicted protein, whose product MKKTVLQCLKIIGVLSTDLTSCDSLQQEFVNIKRVYFKKILVCHPDKGGDAEVFRNVQTSFEVLRGIYEKEAISSFITESAFSAQNFDDVFRDFGEMPTPSWEYYHEAAEENFPLYRVERARSNRSRCTQTTKLGKKCGDDKLIASGSVRVGSLDEKTGTYTRWNHLECWRVPSRIWLGIASSREDEDSVLNTKNVLQSLLQMNDVLLSGINEMNVEGQMEFVTHIMDRSSWARISQRRNINSSKELDMSVAKQTQPARQAAVFPRDGPSSRESFIVPIPGENGVASDALKGKRVVLTGVFPEVGGGRGLTLGKEKVKKMVESFGGRVTGSVSGKTDMVLFTLSPSTNLKLIVGKDPGFSKVSQARGRSVTLLSLKDLKEGIESNCLEYTRHEDLKISSFSSGYKNNSAALSASSSDFAIAAGQAPALPQAGLTRSSNSKMPIASSGTYAFHSAIKAQPVLPVTLSSTSPSSSNLLESAKFVVGSHEASPVRSAVPKGGHGLLGRARFVEAPTMLRTKLQEAIRTGATMDQESKIPISQETQRTLENTLAEIDGVGEQGPQPQPNIPLPDLCDSIKGLPFRITRYRYKTLKAEVNLQKQRTAKRAREGG is encoded by the exons ATGAAGAAAACTGTCCTACAATGCCTCAAGATCATCGGCGTTCTCTCTACCGACTTGACGAGTTGCGACTCGTTACAGCAAGAGTTCGTCAACATCAAACGCGTCTATTTCAAAAAGATTCTTGTGTGCCATCCGGACAAAGGCGGCGACGCAGAAGTCTTCCGAAATGTGCAAACTTCCTTTGAAGTGCTGCGTGGAATCTACGAAAAGGAGGCTATCTCATCTTTTATCACAGAATCGGCCTTTTCCGCCCAAAATTTCGACGATGTCTTTCGAGATTTTGGTGAGATGCCGACGCCATCTTGGGAGTATTATCATGAAGCTGCAGAAGAGAATTTTCCCTTGTACCGCGTAGAGCGAGCTCGGTCCAATCGTAGCCGCTGTacacaaacaacaaaactTGGGAAGAAGTGCGGGGATGATAAATTGATCGCCAGTGGCTCGGTTCGTGTAGGTTCACTTGACGAGAAGACGGGAACATACACACGATGGAATCACTTGGAATGCTGGCGCGTTCCGAGCCGTATATGGCTTGGTATTGCAAGTTCTCGTGAGGACGAAGATTCGGTTCTAAATACGAAAAATGTGCTTCAGTCTCTTCTACAAATGAATGACGTTCTTCTGAGTGGAATAAATGAGATGAATGTTGAAGGGCAGATGGAATTCGTCACGCATATCATGGATCGGTCTAGTTGGGCTCGGATTTCTCAGCGCAGGAACATCAATTCATCTAAGGAGCTAGATATGTCTGTCGCCAAACAAACTCAACCGGCACGTCAGGCGGCCGTCTTTCCACGTGACGGGCCTTCATCACGGGAATCATTCATTGTTCCAATCCCCGGGGAAAACGGCGTAGCCTCTGACGCTTTGAAAGGGAAACGGGTTGTTTTGACGGGCGTATTTCCGGAAGTTGGCGGAGGCCGCGGCTTGACACTTGGCAAAGAGAAAGTCAAGAAGATGGTAGAATCTTTCGGTGGTCGTGTTACAGGTTCAGTGTCTGGAAAAACGGATATGGTAC TATTTACACTTTCTCCATCGACGAACTTGAAGTTAATTGTGGGCAAGGACCCTGgtttttccaaagtttctCAGGCCCGAGGTCGAAGCGTTACGTTGTTGAGTTTgaaagatctgaaggaagGCATCGAGAGCAACTGTCTCGAGTATACACGGCACGAGGACCTCAAAatctcttccttttcttcgggtTACAAAAACAACTCCGCTGCGCTGTCGGCTTCGAGCAGCGACTTCGCCATTGCTGCTGGTCAAGCTCCAGCGCTTCCGCAGGCAGGATTGACGAGATCTTCTAACTCAAAAATGCCAATTGCGAGTTCGGGGACCTATGCATTTCATTCTGCAATAAAAGCGCAACCAGTGTTGCCTGTGACGCTATCGTCGACGTCGCCATCATCATCCAACCTCCTAGAATCTGCCAAATTCGTAGTAGGCAGCCATGAGGCGAGTCCTGTGCGTTCTGCTGTGCCGAAAGGAGGGCACGGCTTACTGGGTAGAGCCCGGTTTGTCGAAGCACCGACTATGCTCCGAACGAAGCTACAGGAAGCTATACGAACCGGCGCAACGATGGACCAAGAGTCGAAGATCCCGATCAGTCAAGAAACACAAAGAACTCTAGAGAACACTCTTGCAGAAATTGACGGAGTTGGAGAGCAGGGTCCACAGCCGCAACCAAACATACCCTTGCCTGACCTTTGCGACTCAATAAAAGGTCTGCCCTTCCGAATAACACGATATCGTTATAAAACGCTGAAGGCGGAAGTAAACTTACAAAAACAAAGGACGGCCAAACGTGCGCGAGAAGGTGGGTAA
- the SHMT2 gene encoding serine hydroxymethyltransferase (serine hydroxymethyltransferase (aka glycine hydroxymethyltransferase) catalyzes the conversion of glycine to serine. In this model, the presence of a mitochondrial transit peptide suggests this isozyme functions in photorespiration, catalyzing the conversion of two glycine to one serine with the enzyme glycine decarboxylase) produces the protein MLSVRSTLAPAIRRIATRTFAAGADLNKTLLETDPELSQLIEQEKARQRNSLVLIASENFTSKAVLDALGSVLSNKYSEGYPGARYYGGNENIDQVELLCQKRALEAFHLDPAEWGVNVQSLSGSPANFQVYTALLETHARILALDLPHGGHLSHGYQTATKKISMVSRYFESMPYRLDESTGTIDYDQMEKSADLFRPKMIVAGASAYSRLIDYERIRKIADGVGAYVMSDMAHISGLVAAQVIPSCFEYSDVVTTTTHKSLRGPRGAMIFYRKGQKGTDKKGNPIMYDLEEKINFTVFPGLQGGPHNHTIGALATCLKQAATADFVVYQKQVLKNSSRLAEELNKLGYTLVSGGTDNHLVLIDVKSSAKIDGARVERILELACIATNKNTVPGDTSALMPGGIRMGTPALTSRGFKEDDFTKVAHFFDRAVKIAVKLKNTDQGAKLKGFREMCAVGPSVDADLVQLRHDVSEFACLFPTVGFNEDEMTFEGEYNVDFVA, from the exons ATGTTAAGTGTTCGATCAACACTCGCTCCTGCTATCCGCCGAATCGCGACCCGTACATTCGCGGCGGGTGCCGACCTCAACAAAACGTTGTTGGAAACTGACCCGGAACTCAGTCAGTTGATCGAGCAGGAAAAGGCTCGTCAACGCAACAGTCTCGTGTTGATCGCCAGCGAGAATTTTACTTCGAAGGCGGTATTGGATGCTCTTGGCTCTGTCCTTTCTAATAAGTACAGTGAGGGATATCCAGGAGCCCGATACTACGGAGGTAACGAGAACATTGATCAAGTCGAGCTGCTCTGTCAAAAACGTGCTTTGGAGGCCTTTCATCTTGACCCCGCTGAATGGGGTGTCAACGTTCAGTCCCTCTCAGGTTCACCGGCAAACTTTCAG GTTTACACTGCGTTGCTCGAAACACATGCTCGCATATTAGCCTTGGACCTTCCGCATGGAGGCCATCTTTCTCATGGATACCAAACTGCCACGAAGAAGATTTCTATGGTGTCACGGTACTTTGAGTCAATGCCATACCGTCTCGATGAATCCACTGGAACCATTGACTACGATCAGATGGAAAAGAGTGCCGATCTCTTTCGTCCCAAGATGATTGTTGCTGGCGCTTCGGCATATTCTCGATTAATTGATTATGAACGCATTCGCAAGATCGCTGACGGTGTGGGTGCCTATGTCATGTCCGATATGGCGCACATTTCTGGGTTGGTCGCCGCGCAGGTCATTCCTTCCTGCTTCGAATATTCCGATGTGGTGACTACGACAACGCACAAGAGTTTGCGTGGACCACGGGGCGCCATGATTTTTTACCGCAAGGGCCAGAAAGGTACCGACAAGAAGGGGAACCCGATTATGTATGACTTGGAGGAGAAGATCAATTTTACCGTATTTCCTGGTTTGCAGGGCGGCCCTCATAACCACACGATCGGCGCGCTGGCTACATGCCTCAAACAAGCTGCCACCGCTGACTTTGTTGTCTACCAAAAGCAAGTATTGAAGAACTCGTCTCGCCTGGCCGAGGAACTCAACAAATTGGGATACACCTTGGTGAGTGGGGGAACAGATAATCACTTGGTCTTGATTGATGTTAAGTCTTCCGCTAAGATTGACGGAGCCCGTGTCGAGCGCATTTTGGAGCTGGCTTGTATTGCGACGAACAAAAACACCGTGCCGGGTGACACCTCGGCGTTGATGCCTGGCGGTATTCGAATGGGAACGCCAGCGTTGACGTCTCGTGGTTTCAAGGAAGATGACTTTACCAAGGTAGCCCACTTTTTTGACCGCGCTGTCAAGATTGCCGTCAAGCTTAAGAATACGGACCAGGGGGCAAAGCTCAAGGGATTTCGTGAGATGTGTGCCGTTGGTCCCTCGGTTGACGCTGATTTGGTTCAGCTTCGTCATGATGTTTCCGAATTTGCTTGCTTATTTCCCACAGTGGGATTCAATGAGGATGAGATGACATTTGAAGGCGAATACAATGTTGACTTTGTTGCTTAG
- a CDS encoding predicted protein, which translates to MKSYVLLGFVPLSAVAFCVVPHVSRTNMILSSRRQKDSLIALHMGKGLNSFRNKQAELKRKMEIAKQQKEIDGEEVPVIDDVTEKTSLTDIEIKEQNDRLRFQELLKRSASNVLNDYSSDGYLSKDQEEEEIEAARAGVDRLFEGDPAPVDCFEEIVNIKSENAIGRTGKERLVPWLRKNPDRQRDYLIVLTDPRPKSDELRETINSLVSTLPSDILSRMIVINADSPSENRRWLKKSGFDEKIDVYSDEKLEWMRAYTALGEKRWSMTMFVIAEERIQKLARAVDQYAAPKVFRNAVKVLNDSRRSRKLTSHVHTHHASKSNGGLTQGAADIRPKLRARKVTFNVVPNLHRRK; encoded by the exons ATGAAATCTTATGTTCTGCTCGGTTTTGTGCCATTGTCTGCCGTGGCCTTTTGCGTCGTCCCACACGTTTCGCGGACAAATATGATACTATCCTCTCGCCGGCAGAAAGACTCCCTGATTGCATTGCACATGGGCAAAGGCTTGAATAGCTTTCGCAATAAGCAGGCGGAATTAAAAAGAAAGATGGAAATTGCTAAGCAACAGAAGGAAATAGACGGCGAGGAAGTTCCGGTCATCGACGATGTAACTGAGAAAACTTCATTGACGGATATCGAGATTAAAGAGCAGAACGACCGACTACGATTTCAAGAGCTTCTGAAAAGGAGCGCGTCAAATGTTCTCAACGATTACAGTTCGGATGGATATTTGAGCAAGGATCAAGAGGAGGAAGAGATCGAGGCAGCAC GAGCTGGTGTCGATCGCTTATTCGAAGGTGACCCAGCACCAGTGGACTGCTTTGAGGAGATAGTGAACATCAAGTCAGAGAACGCAATTGGGCGAACTGGCAAAGAACGTCTCGTCCCGTGGCTTCGGAAGAACCCTGATAGGCAACGAGACTATCTGATTGTACTGACGGATCCTCGACCAAAGTCCGATGAGCTTCGGGAGACGATAAACTCTCTTGTATCGACGTTGCCTTCCGATATTTTATCTCGAATGATTGTTATCAATGCGGACAGTCCGTCGGAAAACCGCCGTTGGCTCAAGAAGAGTGGCTTCGATGAAAAGATTGACGTGTACTCGGATGAAAAGCTAGAATGGATGAGAGCCTACACGGCACTTGGGGAAAAACGTTGGAGTATGACAATGTTTGTTATTGCTGAGGAACGCATCCAGAAGCTTGCGCGGGCTGTCGATCAATATGCTGCACCTAAGGTGTTTCGTAACGCAGTGAAAGTATTGAATGACTCAAGGCG CTCTCGTAAGCTCACCAGTCATGTACATACACACCACGCTTCTAAATCGAATGGAGGACTTACACAAGGGGCGGCGGATATTCGACCCAAATTGCGCGCGCGGAAAGTTACGTTCAATGTGGTACCCAACTTACACAGACGAAAGTAG
- a CDS encoding predicted protein produces MNEIKIIITLLAILCVACIAVDVQKHRSNLAGFLEKTYGVHWRTRPLLLQGLWKKEELLDPDRRLSLSGLLNQSLEIPYFSDARIKNSLSPDSKGSVGAIVANISNGGAHKIGTQFIVQTYPDLISEVAPTEIVTELFGDFFKPDYVKGSGPFSIFPALTTVPMFVANGQKTEGFYNKGQPYTPLHCEPIGNVAVQLSGTKEWTLIRPEFSFLVKPSTAPDGRAFFASWASKLEHVPTYSARTNAGDAIWVPTWTWHRVDYVYSPEISIGGSLFHFRTADFARNNPLFAILMIPAILFELVGYSTQ; encoded by the exons ATGAATGAAATCAAAATTATTATAACACTTTTAGCTATTCTCTGTGTCGCGTGTATTGCCG TTGATGTGCAAAAGCATCGCAGCAATCTCGCGGGATTCTTAGAAAAAACATACGGGGTACATTGGAGAACGAGACCATTGCTTCTCCAAGGACTCTGGAAAAAAGAGGAGTTACTCGACCCAGACCGCCGTCTCTCATTGTCTGGTCTTCTTAATCAGTCACTGGAGATTCCTTATTTTTCAGATGCCCGCATTAAAAATTCACTGTCTCCTGATTCCAAAGGTTCCGTTGGAGCTATTGTTGCTAACATTTCGAACGGCGGCGCGCACAAAATTGGTACTCAGTTCATAGTTCAAACCTATCCAGATCTGATCTCGGAGGTCGCGCCGACGGAGATTGTGACCGAGCTTTTCGGAGATTTCTTCAAACCAGACTACGTCAAAGGATCGGGGCCATTCAGTATATTCCCCGCTCTAACAACGGTTCCAATGTTTGTTGCAAATGGCCAAAAAACGGAAGGATTTTACAATAAAGGTCAACCTTACACACCTCTGCACTGCGAGCCGATTGGGAATGTAGCTGTTCAGCTTTCAGGTACAAAAGAATGGACTCTTATTCGACCAGAGTTTTCATTTCTCGTGAAGCCATCAACGGCTCCCGATGGACGAGCTTTCTTCGCCTCTTGGGCTTCAAAACTTGAGCACGTTCCGACGTACTCAGCAAGAACAAACGCGGGGGATGCAATTTGGGTCCCGACTTGGACATGGCATCGGGTGGATTACGTTTACTCGCCCGAAATATCTATTGGTGGTTCACTGTTCCACTTTCGTACTGCTGATTTTGCTCGCAACAATCCTCTTTTTGCAATCCTAATGATACCGGCTATTTTGTTTGAGTTAGTGGGATACAGTACTCAATAA
- a CDS encoding predicted protein, which produces MAAISLAIIGKNNEPLFIKEFFDESNRCSTNFLYEEELFGLPPPKDRPPPACSLRQQFILHSALDRFEQLAGPSPGYAWRTINASGTDAMFVGLLCPVDDLRVYGYMTTTQIKFILCVEDDALPDDQPSVDEMIKRLLFKIHRLYVEQTLNPFSSMGAPISSPRFESQLKSTVTAYNHAVAR; this is translated from the exons ATGGCTGCCATAAGTCTCGCAATTATcggaaagaacaacgaaCCTCTTTTCATCAAAGAGTTTTTTGATGAGAGTAATCGCTGCTCGACCAATTTCCTCTACGAGGAAGAGCTTTTCGGCTTACCACCACCCAAGGATCGCCCGCCGCCAGCCTGTTCTCTGCGCCAGCAATTCATTCTGCATTCTGCTTTAGATCGTTTCGAACAACTGGCCGGACCATCTCCTGGCTATGCGTGGCGAACAATCAATGCTTCGGGGACTGATGCAATGTTTGTGGGACTGCTGTGTCCTGTTGACGACCTCCGAGTGTACG GGTACATGACAACAACGCAAATAAAATTTATTTTGTGTGTCGAAGATGACGCACTCCCGGATGATCAACCAAGTGTCGACGAAATGATCAAACGCTTGCTTTTCAAAATCCACAGGCTTTACGTTGAGCAAACTCTGAACCCTTTCAGTTCCATGGGTGCTCCAATCTCGTCTCCTCGATTTGAATCGCAATTGAAATCCACGGTAACGGCATACAACCATGCCGTCGCCCGCTAA